The sequence CTGATGCTCGAACGCGAACGCGCCGCGGGGAACGTTCGTTCGCGTCCGGAAGGCGTCTGCCATGGCACTGGATAGCCCCGTGAGTCCCATAAACGACCGGGTCCCGGCATCTGGCTATCCACGAGCGTGCATCATCCGGCCGAGTGAGTCGAGATAATGTGCACGCCAACGGAAACGCTTAGTGGCCACGTTTCCCACGTTGGGACATGACCAGCGTCAAGGACTTCCAGGTGGACGACCCGGCCTCGTCGGACGCACTGGGACGCGGACGGTTCGTGTTCACGGACGATTACTCCGTGTTCGACTGGGGCAAGATGCCGGACACCATCCCGAAGAAAGGGGCGAGTCTCTGCACGATGGGCGCGTCCAACTTCGAGCGTCTGGAGGCCGCGGGCGTGCCGACCCATTACCGGGGGGTCGTCGCCGGCGACGAGGTGGTCGCCGTCGATGGCGTCGAGACACCGCCGACGGAGATGGCCATCGATCTTACCCAGGTTCCGGACCTGCCGTTCTCGGACGGCTCCTACGATTACGACACCTACCACGACGCCGCGGGCGAGAACTACCTCGTGCCCCTCGAGATCGTCTTCCGGAACGTCGTCCCGGTGGGGTCGAGTCTTCGAAAACGAGGGTCACCATCGACGTACGGCCTCGACCTCGAGGAGTGGCCGGAGGGACCCGTCCCCCTCGAGGAACCGATCATCGAATTTTCCACGAAGTACGAGGAACAGGATCGCTATCTCGACCGGGCCGAAGCGGATCGGATCGCCGGGCGGGCCGACGTGGCCGACCTCGAATCGGTGGCCCGCGAGGTGAATCGCCTGGTCACCGAGCGCGCGGAGGAGACCGGGTTCGTCCACCAGGACGGCAAGATCGAGGTCCTGTACTTCGACGGCGAGATCCGGGTCGCGGACGTCGTCGGGACCTTCGACGAGAACCGGTTCAGCTACGACGGACAGCAAGTGTCGAAAGAGGTCATCCGCCAGTACTACAAGCGGACCGACCCGGACTGGGTGGAGGCGGTCGGGACGGCCAAGGCCGAGGCACGAGAGGCGGGCGTCGCCGACTGGCGGACACTCGTCGAGGTCTCCCCGAAACCCCTCCCCGAACACGTCCTCAGAGCCGCCAGCAACCTCTACGCCGCCGGGGCGAACGCCTACCTCGGCAGGGACCTCTTCGACGCACCGTCCATCGACGCGGCGGTCGACCGCGTCCGCACGCTGTAGATATCCACGTTCGTGATGGGCGGGTGGTTTTTCAAAAGAGTTTTTGACCACAGACGCGCAGTATCACGCGATGACCGACTACACCGCGACGGTGACCGTCCGCCTCAAGCAGGGCGTCCTCGACCCCGAGGCGAAGACGACCCAGCGCGCACTGGAGCGACTCGGGTTCTCACTCGAGGACCTGCGGTCGGCCGACCGCTTCGAGATCGACCTCGCGGCCGACGACGCCGAGGCCGCCAGAGAGCGGGCGGACGAGATGGCCGAACGATTGCTCGCCAACCCGACCATCCACGACTACGAGGTCACGGTCGAACGACGATGATCGCCATCATCCGCTTCGGTGGATCGAACTGCGACCGGGACGCCGAACGGGCGCTCGCGGCCATGGACATCGACGCGGAGATAGTCTGGCACGAGGACGGCCTCCCCGAGGACACGACCGGCGTGATGCTCCCCGGCGGGTTCTCCTACGGCGATTACCTCCGGG is a genomic window of Halanaeroarchaeum sp. HSR-CO containing:
- a CDS encoding phosphoribosylaminoimidazolesuccinocarboxamide synthase, with translation MTSVKDFQVDDPASSDALGRGRFVFTDDYSVFDWGKMPDTIPKKGASLCTMGASNFERLEAAGVPTHYRGVVAGDEVVAVDGVETPPTEMAIDLTQVPDLPFSDGSYDYDTYHDAAGENYLVPLEIVFRNVVPVGSSLRKRGSPSTYGLDLEEWPEGPVPLEEPIIEFSTKYEEQDRYLDRAEADRIAGRADVADLESVAREVNRLVTERAEETGFVHQDGKIEVLYFDGEIRVADVVGTFDENRFSYDGQQVSKEVIRQYYKRTDPDWVEAVGTAKAEAREAGVADWRTLVEVSPKPLPEHVLRAASNLYAAGANAYLGRDLFDAPSIDAAVDRVRTL
- the purS gene encoding phosphoribosylformylglycinamidine synthase subunit PurS, producing MTDYTATVTVRLKQGVLDPEAKTTQRALERLGFSLEDLRSADRFEIDLAADDAEAARERADEMAERLLANPTIHDYEVTVERR